A genomic window from Lotus japonicus ecotype B-129 chromosome 1, LjGifu_v1.2 includes:
- the LOC130729622 gene encoding BAG family molecular chaperone regulator 2-like: protein MMVRLRSMRFSRSSSSKLRNGNKATPQTEKDCRSNSETKWEIRPGGMLVQKREISNQISGDGMITIIVSTVSESHDISIEATSTFGELKMILSLVTSLEPREQRLLFKGKERDNDEYLHMVGVRNKDKVLLLKDPALKELRV, encoded by the exons atgaTGGTAAGGTTGAGGTCAATGAGGTTCAGCAGAAGCAGCAGCTCCAAGCTTAGAAATGGGAACAAAGCAACACCACAAACAGAAAAAGATTGCAGAAGCAATAGTGAAACCAAATGGGAAATAAGGCCTGGTGGCATGCTTGTTCAAAAAAGGGAGATCAGTAACCAAATTTCAGGGGATGGGATGATCACAATTATAGTGTCAACTGTGTCAGAGTCTCATGACATTTCTATTGAAGCCACATCAACTTTTG GAGAGTTGAAAATGATTCTGTCACTGGTAACAAGTTTGGAGCCCAGAGAGCAAAGGCTTCTATTCAAGGGGAAAGAGAGAGATAATGATGAATATCTACATATGGTTGGGGTTAGAAACAAGGATAAGGTTCTTCTGCTAAAGGATCCAGCTCTGAAGGAGTTGCGTGTTTAA